GCCATAAGTCTCGACTGATTTACAGTAAAGTCCCGGGGAGAATAACGGTAAATTGTTGAGTGCTCGATAAAACGTTCCGGGAACTTGCCTACGAAAATACGAAAAGTTCCATTACCGATTCCAtccatcgtcgtcgtcatcgtcgtggTAGTTAGATCTTAAGAGTAATCACGTACAAACACACACGTTCGCAGATTTCGCCGCGCGCCACGTCGGAACAGCAATTTCGCTGAAGACGTCGTTAAACTAGGAAACGAGCAACTAAGGCGCAACTctcttcgcgcgcgcgcgcgtgcgagtCCGTCGAGCACGTTAATTagttatcaaattaaatcgaTAATTCGCCCCGCATACCGTCGGAATTAAGTTCCGGCACCATTCCACTCGCATTCCGCGATCCGCATCACGTTTCCGCGTCGTCCCGAAAATGATGTTTCCAGGCCGAGAATACTCACCGAGATTGTAAACGTTGGCCCCCTTCCCGCAGGATTCGCGTACCTCCCGATTATCCCAGCCTATCGGATACATGACCAAGCCGCCGCATATCATCGCTGCTGTAACAAGCAAATGAGAAGGTGGcctatcaatttttttaatcgcgtCCCTGAATTTCCAGCTATCGTTAAAATGCATCAGTTAATTCCGTTTGCTCGCTCTTCCGTGGCGGTGATAACATtgtcggggggggggggataatAGGCATCCTctctattgaaaatattaaaatggagGAATGAGGTTCAGGTTGAAGTATTACTTTGTTTGAAGAACGCGACTTTCAGCATTGTCATCAATCACGCGAATTTCGCGATTTCGAATGCATTTTTCTCTTGAGAGAGAAATCAGTATTATAACATTCCCGACTTCATTCCATATCGATCATGTCGCGCGAAGTCTGGGACTGTTATTTTTCGAGAGCGGACCTTGAACGTAGAAAAGGAACAAATCGGGTACAACGAACTAACTTGAAGCGCGTAAATGGAATACGTCAATGTTGGAAGAAGAATGACGTCGCTATGATATCTAGTTTATTTGGGGACAGTTCATTACTTCGCTGCGAAATGCAAATCTCTCGCCGCTCCGTTGGGTTACGCGTCAATTTGACGAGCGGACGGGTCGTCATTTTTGAAGAGATGCGTCATTTTCTCTCTCGTGctcgatagaaaaaaaaggttcgatgtccattttatttaattcaataatacgtaaaaaatatttctcttcttcGCGTGGTAACAACAGCACATTAATTGTAATGGCATATTGATGCatcgctttttaatttaatttacgaatCGCGAAAAATAGAATACACTTACCAGCAAGCAATTGTAAGGAGCCAAGAATTCTCGTGTGCTTCGGCGTCTTGAGAATATGCGGGAGAAATGATGACGCTGCTGCCAGAAGCATCAGGGCACCGATCACTGCGATCGCGACGCCGATTCCCATCGTGACTGTGCTCGCCTGCCACCAAGCACTCGGTATGTCCCAAAAACtgtaacaaaaattgcaatccatattaaattttttttttcccgataaattgattaaaaattctctAACGCGTTTTATTCtctaattatatctaaatttgtaataattttttttcatatttgaaaaagaacatgtaataatctaatttcacttatcagaaaatatttgtaacgtagatttattaaaagcttcttcaatatttttctcataatattttatatggtctCCAACATAGAGTCAATattatgttacaattatttaaaaacgtcACATCACATTGGAGCAAAAGTAACGTTTGGGACGATTCGAGTAACATTGACGCTCCAATTGGCTCACACGTGTTAATTTGCGAATTTGatgaaataaactttattcattatttatatttatctttttatattaattaataataacagttTATATGACAAAATTAGCGCGGATTTATTGAGTCAATGCCTCAAGCAAAACGAGggagtaaattatattttcatataattacatcctgatttaataattctacGGGAATCAACTGGAACGTGAAATCATTTGGCTATTGCATTtcaatgtacaaataaaattttcacggCAAGATTAAACAaagaattaagttaaattgtattattgcaTCGCagaaattttttgatactttGAATAGTAAATCTATAACACGATTTCTCAGTTAGTATCTTTGTGTCTCGACTTGAATCTCTTAAACGCAGAAAACATATAAttcactaataaaaaatataataaaccaATCTTCGTAAACATTGAACGCAAACTTTGCATTccgttgaaattaaaaaaaaataacgttgaatatatatattccacaTGAAGAATTGGCCCTCTGGTGAAACTGCCGATGTCGAAAAATGAAAGAATGACGCGAGTGGATATGGAAGCGAACAGAATGTGACTATGCGGAATATTTTTCGttctttacaaatattattcgcTAGAGATATCGTCGcgtaaaatatcatattatctGTTTTTAGTTTTCCGAAAGTTTTGATCCGTTAACTACTACCaaacacaatatttttcatgGCGTGTATCCTGACGCAAAATactacaaatattattgttcttTTGTGCAACgcaaaaaaatagattatcaATCGTAGTGAGTGCTCCGAGTGAAGtaaatttttcgtttcttgTGCATTCTCGTAGGGACTATCGCCCTCTCGACCTACTATTTATTTCGGGCTATGCTAATTCGTACACCTTTTCTGTGTCAgctaattttgtataaatccaattctcaaaatattctCTACACGTATATTGAAATACCGTTGTAATAACTGGAACGGCaacgaatatttaataatacagtGTCATTTGTAATACAAATGATATTTCTGAACGgttcaagaaattattttataaaataaaatattccacgGAAATGAATCATTATCGATAAATTGTATTGACTTCATCGTCGAAACGTGGTAACGTTTATGGAACTATCGAATTGTCCCGATTTGTATAGGTCGGCTATTAACACTTATCGTGCCTGCAGTGCTTGCATTAGAGGGAGAGAAGGGCGAAACGCATTTCGTGTACGTACGATTATGCTATCGGGCGCATTTGGCCAATCGGGAAATTGCTTGTGGTTCAACCAACACTTTCGAAAATCAGATATTGAATCAGCTGTAACGTAGATTAGGTGAGTGTATGTACATTGCGATGGAAAAAAGGGTTGTTAATACGTGGCAAATCGACGCGAAGTGCATTTTGCATATAACGTCAAAAACGTCGATATCAAACGCGCCAGAAATTTGTCAAGATTAAGTTTTCTTTTCAACATTTGTCGGCTATGTCTAATTGACAATGGAAAAATTCGACGAGCGAGCGAAACTTTATTTAGCCGAGCATGCAAATGAAAAAGGAATGAGAAACGTGGAGCGGCTTCGTCGGATGGTGCTGACACTATCTGACCTACATACGAATTTGCGGAAATTAAATCAGAGGTACATACGCGagatacacatttttatatcctCTTCCGCTGTGAGAGATCTCGTTGGAAAGAGTATAAGCGGAATTAAATCTGTGAATGACTCATTGTCGGCGCTCGTATTTGCCACGTGGTATTCTCGAGAAGTacacgcttttttttttttaccgagAAATCTTCTGCAGACGAGAGTATTAAGGcaagttacaattttatttccgcTACATTATAATAGTTACATATCTTAACGTGATATTAACGTCGAAATCCGCGCGCTTCAAAACTGATTCGAGAATAAAGCGCGTTAGAGAATAAAGTTGTCTGCTGAcgaacattttgaaaaaaaaaaaaaataataatagcgttGCATGCGTGtcaactttattttttgtctttccCGCTATTGTATGTGCTCCCGTAAAGTAAGAACAATCTCCATACAAATCCATATTACCACTGACGTCATCAATACGTATAGCTAAACCGATCGTATTGTCTGTTACGGTTCATGTACGGCGCAAAATCGTAATTCTCTTTGCACGTGTTTGTGAAAGACAGCTGACAGACAAAACTCGATTCAGCGATCAAGCGGGATCAAATGAAACTTGAGATAAATCACTATTCCGCGATCATCTGCGAAACACGTTGCAGATTACGCGTGCAACTCCATCAGCGATGCACGGGTGCAGAATGTTAGATCGATTAACGAGTGCACGGAAGAATGAACAAAAAGAAACTTTCATAATTTGTCACGGGTTGTTAGGTCTCTTTTACCGCGTGCGTGTAAACTTTGCGTGTATTTTCGATTGCAGTACCTCTCCATAGTTGGTACGCGTGGATGGTAATTCGGATGTGGAATAAAGtccaatttttgttttcaaaaatttttattcgactCTATGAATTGAATACGGGGAATTCAATCGTTTAATTGCTGACGGTATAactcggaaaaaaaaagacacttGATTCACAAACACCTTTATATTTTGCGGTCAAAATACAATCCGATTAATCACGTGTTTGCACACCGTTGTCGTGACTATTAGcctatgtttattattatgattattatcgGTGTTATCCCGCAAACAAAGGGACGCCGATTAATTTGCTATTTTGATATTGatgatattgaaattattatgaaaatttgttttcatacatatttaatgCGTGAATATTCTAATGCAAGTTACATcaaacttattatatttttaattatacaatttagaGTTGTTTATCGTTTCGAGTActctgaaaatatatataatcgaaTGATAACGACATTTaactcaatatttttacactgGGAATTAttgtgaattaatttttctgcaTTAACTGgcaaacatatttatttagataaagcaaataagaaataatcatttttgggGGAGTAAAATTATGATACGCCATGTAATTCTGAATTTCATGCGcataaaggaaaaaagatcGTGTCGGTTTTTCCTTTTCTGCTTCCCTTGCAGCTTTTTATAATTCCCTTTGTTATTAACAGTGCTTTAGTTTCAATTGCCGCGGGGCAACCGCGATTTTTACGACCGCGCGCGCGACAGAACCGACGTAGTTCACGGAGAAAGTTTTTATAGCGCGGTGTGTCTCGTTTTCTCGAGCGATCACGACGTCCGCGTGAAGTATTCCGCGAGGAATTATTTCCCGAATGATACGGGTCACTTGAGCCCGGCCGAAATTATTCGGATTCACATCCGAACTGGAATTAACCCGTCCGTTAACTCTCTGTTTATCTCTTTCTCGCCGAAACTTCAAATATTACGCCCTCGCGTGCGGATTACATGAATGCATGTAATCTTTTTTCACCACGTGCACGgcataatttgtataattcaaaTTCCACGTAACTcacaataaatgtttatttcgaGCAAGCCTGGTAATcctcatttatattaattaggttatacgatattatatataccaattaaatatgaattaataaagaaacatcatatataaaacatttctttaaacatatatataaattttcctttatatcgctaatattaaacatataacattattctgatgatataataataattcgtgCATTCCGCGTGCTACGAGCTTAATTcgttagaattatattttcttgaattacgAGAGATCTCGTTAAATCGAGACGATTAAAATCTATGGAAGAGGGACGTTTGATGACGAAATTGTTTCTCCTTTTAGTCAATCGACACAGTGATTCACGAGAGCGAATCGAGCAGATTCACGAACAACTGCTCTACAGAATCTTGAACTCCGTGAGCTTCGTCCCTTCCTGCTCCTTCGAGGATCGTAATCGCAGCTACGTGCTCGCGCCCGCTCGCTTAGATATGGGAATATAGCGGCGTGAGAATACGTACCTGGAGTATCTTGCACACTCGTAAACTATCTCAGGCGTGGCGTTAGGCGTGATTCGCGGGTAGTTGCAACGCCGAAAGGAACTGAAATACGCGTCCGCCTTGTCCAGCAATCGTCCCTGAAATACAAGAGGTACAACAATATAGAAACGCGGTGTTTACGCCGTTGCGATTTAATgtcagattttattataaaactggAGTAAACTTTGGCGAAATCTTAAGATAgccaacttaaaattattctgaCGAAAAAGTCAATGAAGATACAATAGAGCTCATAAATATGAAAGAAATTTGCAGACTTAATTTCATCTCtcttctaatataattttcctgAGCTGTTTGTAGAATGGAAGGTAATTGCAGGAATAAGATGAAGGatatttgaataaagtgtAAAGTAGAAACGTTGATGTCAATTTAACGTCATTTGAACGCTGCTGATTCGAGACACGAGAATTCTCGCGTCGCACGAACATGCAACAGCATCCGGCGCAAAAGACTTATGCATGCTATTCATTTATATGCGAAGGCGATGGCACA
Above is a window of Monomorium pharaonis isolate MP-MQ-018 chromosome 10, ASM1337386v2, whole genome shotgun sequence DNA encoding:
- the LOC105830615 gene encoding LHFPL tetraspan subfamily member 6 protein isoform X1; its protein translation is MTVLCVLWATLSTVASILACSGFYLPYWIQGRLLDKADAYFSSFRRCNYPRITPNATPEIVYECARYSSFWDIPSAWWQASTVTMGIGVAIAVIGALMLLAAASSFLPHILKTPKHTRILGSLQLLAAAMICGGLVMYPIGWDNREVRESCGKGANVYNLGKFPERFIEHSTIYRYSPRDFTVNQSRLMALVTSRDIQIYVSLTSDVVSGFLVISQCGT
- the LOC105830615 gene encoding LHFPL tetraspan subfamily member 6 protein isoform X4, with amino-acid sequence MTVLCVLWATLSTVASILACSGFYLPYWIQGRLLDKADAYFSSFRRCNYPRITPNATPEIVYECARYSSFWDIPSAWWQASTVTMGIGVAIAVIGALMLLAAASSFLPHILKTPKHTRILGSLQLLAAAMICGGLVMYPIGWDNREVRESCGKGANVYNLGKCSVSWSSHLLVGSVALLMLCFGLSFCAARHKPDANSHTDPLRI
- the LOC105830615 gene encoding LHFPL tetraspan subfamily member 6 protein isoform X5; this translates as MTVLCVLWATLSTVASILACSGFYLPYWIQGRLLDKADAYFSSFRRCNYPRITPNATPEIVYECARYSSFWDIPSAWWQASTVTMGIGVAIAVIGALMLLAAASSFLPHILKTPKHTRILGSLQLLAAAMICGGLVMYPIGWDNREVRESCGKGANVYNLGDKQSQVSATGIDRAAGSNQRQNQRHSR
- the LOC105830615 gene encoding LHFPL tetraspan subfamily member 6 protein isoform X2, whose product is MTVLCVLWATLSTVASILACSGFYLPYWIQGRLLDKADAYFSSFRRCNYPRITPNATPEIVYECARYSSFWDIPSAWWQASTVTMGIGVAIAVIGALMLLAAASSFLPHILKTPKHTRILGSLQLLAAMICGGLVMYPIGWDNREVRESCGKGANVYNLGKFPERFIEHSTIYRYSPRDFTVNQSRLMALVTSRDIQIYVSLTSDVVSGFLVISQCGT
- the LOC105830615 gene encoding LHFPL tetraspan subfamily member 6 protein isoform X3: MTVLCVLWATLSTVASILACSGFYLPYWIQGRLLDKADAYFSSFRRCNYPRITPNATPEIVYECARYSSFWDIPSAWWQASTVTMGIGVAIAVIGALMLLAAASSFLPHILKTPKHTRILGSLQLLAAAMICGGLVMYPIGWDNREVRESCGKGANVYNLGEYSRPGNIIFGTTRKRDADRGMRVEWCRNLIPTVCGANYRFNLITN